The following coding sequences are from one uncultured Bacteroides sp. window:
- a CDS encoding VIT1/CCC1 transporter family protein, translated as MDLNKETLKDFIRFQEDEITGSIVYAKLALITKDEENKNILLQISAEEKAHYEILKKHTGRDVAPNRTRIITYYWLARILGLTFAIKLMESDEEDAQEVYYKYGQYPDLIKLAKDEEKHEHKLIELINEERLEYMSSVVLGLNDALVEFTGALAGFTLALSNSHLIALTGSITGIAAALSMASSEYLSTKSDKADNKHPVKAALYTGIAYIITVVALVAPFVFISNVLIALSVMLLMALLIIAMFNYYSAVARGESFKKRFVEMAILSFSVAGISFLIGYALKVFTGIEA; from the coding sequence ATGGATTTAAATAAAGAGACACTGAAAGACTTTATTCGCTTTCAGGAAGACGAAATAACCGGAAGCATTGTCTATGCTAAATTGGCTTTGATCACGAAAGATGAAGAGAATAAGAATATTCTATTGCAGATATCCGCCGAAGAAAAAGCGCACTATGAAATTCTAAAGAAACACACAGGAAGAGACGTTGCCCCTAACCGCACACGAATTATTACATATTATTGGTTAGCACGTATTCTGGGACTTACCTTTGCTATCAAACTCATGGAATCCGATGAAGAAGATGCTCAAGAAGTGTATTACAAATATGGGCAATATCCCGACTTAATAAAATTAGCCAAAGATGAAGAGAAGCATGAGCATAAGCTTATTGAACTCATCAATGAAGAAAGACTGGAGTATATGAGTTCGGTCGTTTTAGGATTGAACGATGCATTAGTAGAGTTTACCGGAGCATTAGCAGGTTTTACTTTGGCTTTAAGCAATTCTCACCTCATCGCCTTGACAGGGAGCATTACCGGAATAGCCGCCGCTCTATCTATGGCTTCATCTGAATATCTCTCTACCAAATCAGATAAGGCAGACAATAAGCATCCTGTTAAAGCAGCTCTCTACACAGGCATCGCTTACATCATTACCGTTGTGGCACTTGTGGCACCTTTTGTCTTCATAAGCAATGTATTGATAGCCCTAAGCGTTATGTTACTGATGGCATTACTCATTATTGCCATGTTCAACTATTATTCTGCCGTTGCCCGTGGAGAGAGCTTCAAAAAACGTTTCGTTGAAATGGCCATACTCAGCTTTAGCGTGGCAGGAATCAGCTTCCTCATTGGTTATGCCCTCAAAGTATTTACCGGAATAGAAGCCTAA
- a CDS encoding O-acetylhomoserine aminocarboxypropyltransferase/cysteine synthase family protein has protein sequence MGTKKLHFETLQLHVGQENPDPATDARAVPIYQTTSYVFRNSAHAAARFGLQDPGNIYGRLTNSTQGVLEERVAALEGGVAGLALASGAAAVTYAIENITRAGDHIVSAKTIYGGSYNLLAHTLPTYGVTTTFVDPSDLSNFEKAIQPNTKAIFIETLGNPNSNIIDIDAVAAIAHKHAIPLIIDNTFGTPYLIRPIEHGADIVIHSATKFIGGHGTSLGGIIIDSGKFDWVASGKFPQLTEPDPSYHGVRFVDAAGAAAYVVRIRAVLLRDTGAAISPFNAFILLQGLETLSLRVERHVENALKVVDYLARHPKVAAVNHPALLHHPDHGLYRKYFPKGAGSIFTFEVKGGTEEAQAFIDSLQIFSLLANVADVKSLVIHPASTTHSQLNEQELIEQGITPGTVRLSIGTEHIDDIIDDLEQAFNNI, from the coding sequence ATGGGAACAAAGAAATTGCATTTTGAGACACTTCAACTACATGTGGGACAAGAAAATCCGGATCCGGCTACAGATGCACGGGCGGTACCTATTTATCAGACAACTTCGTATGTGTTTCGCAACTCAGCTCATGCTGCCGCTCGCTTTGGCTTGCAAGATCCCGGAAATATCTATGGGCGGTTAACTAATTCTACCCAAGGGGTACTTGAAGAACGTGTTGCAGCGCTCGAAGGTGGAGTCGCAGGATTGGCTTTGGCTTCAGGAGCTGCAGCTGTAACTTATGCTATTGAGAATATTACCCGTGCAGGTGACCATATCGTATCGGCCAAAACAATTTATGGAGGATCTTATAACCTATTAGCACATACTTTGCCGACTTATGGAGTTACCACTACATTCGTTGATCCGTCTGATCTTTCTAACTTTGAGAAAGCCATTCAGCCCAATACTAAAGCAATATTTATTGAGACCTTAGGTAATCCTAATTCTAACATTATTGATATTGATGCTGTGGCAGCTATTGCTCATAAACATGCCATCCCATTAATTATAGATAATACTTTTGGTACTCCTTATCTTATTCGTCCTATTGAGCATGGAGCAGATATTGTGATCCATTCTGCTACTAAATTTATTGGTGGACATGGAACTTCATTAGGAGGAATTATTATTGACTCCGGTAAGTTTGACTGGGTTGCTTCCGGTAAATTTCCACAGTTGACGGAGCCTGATCCTAGCTATCACGGAGTACGTTTTGTTGATGCTGCCGGTGCAGCTGCTTATGTGGTGCGTATCAGGGCTGTTCTGTTGCGTGATACCGGCGCGGCAATCAGTCCTTTTAATGCGTTTATTTTGTTGCAAGGGCTCGAAACGCTATCTTTGCGCGTAGAACGTCATGTGGAGAACGCTTTAAAAGTTGTGGATTATCTTGCGCGTCACCCTAAGGTGGCTGCGGTTAATCATCCGGCATTATTGCATCACCCTGACCATGGACTTTACCGAAAATATTTTCCAAAAGGAGCAGGTTCTATTTTTACATTTGAAGTAAAAGGGGGAACAGAAGAGGCGCAGGCATTTATTGATAGTTTACAAATCTTTTCACTATTGGCCAATGTAGCAGATGTGAAATCATTAGTGATACATCCTGCAAGTACTACGCATTCGCAGCTTAATGAACAGGAACTTATTGAACAAGGTATTACTCCGGGTACGGTTCGACTTTCTATTGGTACAGAGCATATTGACGATATTATTGATGATTTGGAACAAGCCTTTAACAACATTTAA
- a CDS encoding S41 family peptidase: MNKIKVRFHVTLLLLSIFIGIAACKGDDDNPSPNPNPNTGEPTATVKTANDWIDSIMREDYLWYSEIPARDKLNYTADPKTFFTSFLSNNDGNEYPDGAHYYYSYIESTTSTKSISKIDYSYGLEFMLYRLSQKSYAANILYVADNSPASEAKLKRGDFIITMNGDSITSSNYTLLYGSTAMSLKTAKYEDKLITQPGKVELGAARSIEDDPVYLDSVYTRPGKKIGYLVYNHFTAGKTDNDTKYNEELLSLSQKFKTAGVNEFILDLRYNNGGLISCAELLSTILAPKDVFGSTFCTLEYNDKQNPQTDKISFNSRWISGGSNLNLNTLYVLVTEETASASELVVNCLKPYMNVITIGKNTEGKNVGSVSYTDNRFTWHLQPIICKIYNADNQSDYGKVGFTPDYEYDESEPANLNNFLAFGDTDESLLNIALSIIDGTYSTKAGTRSSNSSLKKVASSLDRKASNAVIIDQK; the protein is encoded by the coding sequence ATGAATAAAATAAAAGTTCGTTTTCACGTGACACTCCTATTGTTGAGTATATTTATAGGTATCGCAGCATGTAAGGGTGATGATGATAATCCTAGTCCTAATCCCAACCCTAATACAGGAGAACCTACTGCCACTGTGAAAACAGCAAACGATTGGATCGACAGCATTATGCGCGAAGATTATCTTTGGTACTCAGAAATTCCTGCTAGAGATAAACTAAATTACACTGCTGATCCGAAAACTTTCTTTACATCATTTTTATCTAATAATGACGGTAACGAATATCCGGATGGGGCACATTATTACTATTCCTACATAGAGAGTACAACTTCAACCAAAAGTATTAGTAAAATAGACTATAGCTATGGACTTGAATTCATGTTATATCGCCTGAGCCAGAAATCCTATGCAGCTAATATTCTATATGTGGCAGATAACAGTCCTGCTTCAGAAGCCAAATTAAAAAGAGGAGATTTTATTATAACAATGAATGGTGACTCTATAACGAGTAGTAATTATACTTTATTGTATGGTTCAACAGCTATGTCTTTAAAAACGGCTAAATATGAAGATAAATTAATTACGCAACCGGGGAAAGTAGAATTAGGTGCTGCTCGCAGCATAGAAGATGACCCTGTATATCTTGATAGTGTCTATACTCGCCCAGGTAAAAAGATCGGTTACCTCGTCTATAATCATTTTACTGCCGGTAAAACAGATAATGATACCAAGTATAATGAAGAATTACTAAGCTTATCACAGAAATTTAAAACGGCAGGAGTGAATGAATTTATTCTTGATTTACGCTATAATAATGGAGGATTAATAAGTTGTGCCGAATTATTATCAACAATTCTAGCTCCTAAAGATGTATTTGGCAGTACATTCTGCACGTTAGAGTACAATGACAAACAAAATCCACAAACAGATAAGATTTCTTTTAATTCCAGATGGATAAGTGGTGGTTCAAACTTAAACTTGAATACCCTTTATGTTCTAGTAACAGAAGAAACTGCTTCTGCTTCAGAACTAGTCGTTAACTGCCTTAAGCCTTATATGAATGTAATCACTATCGGAAAAAACACTGAAGGCAAAAACGTAGGGTCAGTATCTTATACAGACAATAGATTTACTTGGCACCTTCAACCCATCATATGCAAAATATATAATGCAGATAATCAATCAGATTATGGGAAAGTGGGTTTTACTCCCGATTATGAATACGATGAATCTGAACCTGCCAATTTGAATAATTTCCTAGCATTTGGTGATACAGATGAATCACTCTTGAACATCGCATTAAGCATCATAGATGGAACGTACTCTACAAAAGCAGGAACACGCAGTTCTAATTCAAGCTTAAAAAAAGTAGCAAGTTCCTTAGACAGAAAAGCAAGTAATGCAGTCATTATTGATCAAAAATAA
- the mnmA gene encoding tRNA 2-thiouridine(34) synthase MnmA, protein MNIAALLSGGVDSSVVVHLLCEQGYKPTLFYIKIGMDGAEYMDCSAEEDLELASAIARKYGLPLEVIDLHQEYWDGVASYAIDKIKKGLTPNPDVMCNKLIKFGCFEQRAGKDFDKTATGHYATTIESEGKIWLGTAKDPVKDQTDFLAQIDYLQVSKLMFPIGGLMKHEVRDIALKAALPSAKRKDSQGICFLGKINYNDFVRRFLGEKEGPIIELETGKRVGTHRGYWFHTIGQRKGLGLSGGPWFVIKKDIEENIIYVSNGYDVQTQYGYEFAMRDFHFITDNPWVDEQHEHDVTFKIRHTPEFLKGKLIRIGDEYKLISSDKLQGIAPGQFGVIYDKDARICFGSGEIAG, encoded by the coding sequence ATGAATATTGCAGCATTATTATCGGGAGGTGTAGACAGCTCTGTTGTCGTACACCTTTTGTGTGAACAGGGTTATAAGCCCACTCTTTTTTATATAAAGATTGGTATGGACGGGGCAGAATATATGGATTGTTCGGCGGAAGAGGATCTTGAGCTAGCCTCAGCTATTGCCCGTAAATATGGTTTGCCTCTTGAAGTGATAGATCTCCATCAGGAATATTGGGATGGGGTGGCTTCCTATGCTATTGATAAGATAAAGAAGGGTTTAACTCCCAATCCGGATGTGATGTGTAATAAGCTGATTAAATTTGGTTGCTTCGAACAGCGTGCCGGTAAAGATTTTGATAAAACAGCTACCGGGCACTATGCTACGACAATAGAAAGCGAAGGAAAAATATGGCTCGGAACAGCTAAAGATCCGGTCAAAGATCAAACGGATTTTTTAGCTCAGATTGACTACCTACAGGTTTCTAAACTGATGTTTCCTATTGGAGGATTAATGAAACATGAGGTACGTGATATCGCTTTAAAGGCAGCTTTGCCTAGTGCTAAAAGAAAAGATAGTCAGGGAATCTGTTTCCTTGGAAAAATTAATTATAATGATTTTGTTCGTCGTTTCCTTGGCGAGAAGGAAGGTCCCATTATTGAATTGGAAACAGGAAAGCGTGTTGGTACACATCGGGGTTATTGGTTTCATACCATCGGACAACGCAAGGGTTTGGGATTAAGTGGAGGCCCTTGGTTTGTGATAAAGAAGGATATTGAAGAGAATATTATCTATGTGTCCAATGGCTATGATGTGCAAACTCAATATGGTTATGAGTTTGCTATGCGTGATTTTCATTTTATCACGGATAATCCTTGGGTAGATGAACAGCATGAGCATGATGTTACTTTTAAAATACGTCATACACCCGAGTTTTTGAAAGGCAAATTAATACGCATTGGAGATGAATACAAACTCATTTCCTCGGATAAACTACAAGGCATTGCTCCCGGACAGTTTGGTGTAATCTATGATAAAGACGCACGTATTTGCTTTGGTAGTGGGGAGATTGCGGGCTGA
- a CDS encoding S41 family peptidase — MNAKKIIYSLTLTLISCSFFSSCGEDRRPEYAEQTGLDRWIDSVMRKEYYWYDKMPPSKGLNYFTAPPTFLKSLRYSIDKYSSMEDLTEEKYSYGFAYKRYSLSDTTYYAQILYVLPNSPASEAGLTRGSYITKINGDSITTKNYAKIDGTDAMEITFATYNGHKFGSSQTAQLTTARSLTDNPILYHKTFAWDGKSIGYLVYNHFTAGIDDSDNTYNNELLSLSKEFSGVNTFILDLRYNNSGTFLPAQLLSTILAPSNALGQTFCSMIYNDKMSPQTLTQTFDATLINSGTNLNLETIYVLVSGTTSGSAELLINSLKPYMNVVVVGATTAGENIGLNSYTNSKYQWKMHLAVCELNNASGDTYESGIKPNYVVTESKDTLSTFLPFGDTKELLLATALSVIDGSYSTSTKTASTQSFSDEVSNMQKRTKKHGIELKHY, encoded by the coding sequence ATGAACGCAAAGAAAATTATATATTCACTCACACTTACTCTTATTAGTTGCAGTTTTTTCTCTTCATGTGGAGAAGATAGAAGACCGGAATATGCCGAACAAACAGGATTGGATCGTTGGATAGACAGTGTGATGCGTAAAGAATATTATTGGTATGACAAGATGCCTCCATCCAAAGGATTGAATTACTTTACCGCTCCTCCAACCTTTTTAAAATCATTACGATATAGTATTGATAAATATTCTTCTATGGAAGATCTCACAGAAGAGAAATATAGCTATGGCTTTGCATACAAAAGATACAGTTTAAGTGATACGACTTATTATGCTCAGATATTATATGTGCTACCGAATTCTCCTGCTTCAGAGGCCGGACTAACCCGAGGATCATATATAACGAAGATTAATGGAGACTCTATCACCACTAAAAATTATGCGAAGATTGACGGAACAGATGCTATGGAAATAACTTTCGCAACTTACAATGGGCATAAATTTGGATCTTCTCAAACAGCTCAACTTACTACCGCTCGCAGCCTGACGGATAACCCCATACTTTATCACAAAACATTCGCTTGGGATGGAAAGAGCATTGGATATCTTGTTTATAATCATTTTACCGCGGGCATAGATGACTCGGATAACACTTATAATAACGAATTACTTAGCTTATCTAAGGAGTTTTCAGGAGTAAACACTTTTATTCTGGACTTACGTTATAATAATAGTGGTACTTTCTTACCTGCACAATTGTTGAGTACAATACTTGCACCCTCAAATGCACTTGGACAAACATTCTGTTCCATGATATATAACGACAAAATGAGTCCTCAAACGCTAACCCAAACATTTGATGCCACTCTGATAAATAGTGGAACGAACCTTAATTTGGAAACCATATATGTATTGGTAAGTGGTACTACCTCCGGAAGTGCCGAGCTACTAATCAATTCTCTCAAACCCTATATGAATGTAGTGGTAGTCGGTGCAACCACTGCCGGAGAAAATATAGGATTAAACAGTTACACAAATAGCAAATACCAATGGAAGATGCATCTTGCCGTCTGCGAATTAAACAATGCAAGTGGAGATACTTACGAAAGTGGTATCAAACCCAATTATGTAGTTACTGAGTCTAAAGATACGCTCAGCACTTTCTTGCCATTCGGTGATACAAAGGAATTACTACTTGCCACGGCACTTAGCGTTATTGATGGAAGTTATAGTACGAGCACAAAAACAGCCTCTACTCAAAGCTTCTCAGATGAAGTATCCAATATGCAAAAGCGCACAAAAAAACATGGCATTGAGCTCAAACACTATTAA
- a CDS encoding response regulator transcription factor — translation MREYIIADNQDITKAGLMFLLSRQKEVSLLLEADNKAELISQLRLHPDAVVVIDYTLFDFGGAEELLVLHERFKEINWLLFSEELSLNFLRQVLLSGNSFSVVMKDNSKEEITTALQCAAKKERFICNHASNLLLNGNTNSNTTTATIQEDHLLTPSERLILKEIALGKTTKEIAAEKNLSFHTINSHRKNIFRKLSVNNAHEATKYAMRAGIVDMAEYYI, via the coding sequence ATGAGAGAATATATCATTGCAGATAATCAGGATATAACAAAAGCAGGCCTAATGTTTCTGCTTAGCAGGCAAAAAGAGGTCAGCCTATTACTTGAAGCCGATAATAAAGCTGAACTCATCAGTCAATTACGTCTGCATCCGGATGCTGTTGTGGTAATAGATTATACTCTCTTTGATTTTGGTGGTGCAGAAGAATTATTGGTGCTTCATGAACGATTCAAAGAGATCAACTGGTTACTATTTTCAGAAGAGCTTAGCCTCAACTTTTTAAGACAAGTATTACTCTCCGGAAATTCTTTCAGCGTAGTAATGAAAGATAATTCAAAAGAAGAGATTACTACTGCTTTACAATGTGCTGCCAAGAAAGAGCGTTTTATTTGTAATCATGCAAGCAATCTCTTACTCAATGGCAATACCAACTCTAACACTACAACTGCCACTATACAAGAAGACCATCTGCTAACTCCCAGTGAAAGACTCATACTCAAAGAGATTGCTTTAGGCAAAACTACTAAAGAGATCGCTGCAGAAAAGAATTTAAGTTTCCACACAATCAATAGTCATCGCAAAAACATCTTCCGGAAATTAAGCGTAAACAATGCACATGAAGCAACCAAATATGCTATGCGTGCAGGCATTGTAGATATGGCCGAATACTACATTTAA
- a CDS encoding Na+/H+ antiporter NhaC family protein, which produces MKKMPSPLVSIIPIILLVSLLAATIQVFGSDALSGGSQIVLLATTSVCVLIGMAIYKIAWKDFEIAITNNIAGIATALIILLIIGALSGSWMISGIVPTFIYYGVQIIHPHFFLASTCIICALVSLMTGSSWTTIATIGIALMGIGKAQGFDDGWIAGAIISGAYFGDKISPLSDTTVLASSVTDTPLFTHIRYMMITTVPSLVITLIIFTIAGLSHNADNTQRIVEFTASLNNKFNITPWLLVVPLTTAILIARKVPSLITLFLSTTLAGIFALIFQPDLLHEISGIAHKSAESAFKGLMMTFYGSTNLQTDNVALTELIATRGMAGMLNTVWLIVCAMCFGGAMTASGMLGSITSVFVRFMKNTASVVASTVCSGIFLNLTTADQYISIVLTGNMFNNIYKNKGYESRLLSRTTEDSVTVTSVLIPWNTCGMTQSTILNVPTLIYLPYCFFNIISPLMSILIASIGYKIIKKQV; this is translated from the coding sequence ATGAAAAAAATGCCATCACCGTTGGTGTCCATCATTCCTATTATTTTATTAGTATCCTTGCTTGCCGCAACCATACAAGTTTTCGGGAGTGATGCTCTGAGCGGTGGTAGTCAGATAGTACTTCTCGCCACAACATCCGTATGTGTGCTCATTGGCATGGCAATATATAAGATTGCATGGAAAGATTTCGAGATAGCCATCACAAACAACATAGCGGGTATAGCAACGGCGTTGATTATTCTACTTATCATCGGAGCTTTGAGTGGCAGTTGGATGATAAGTGGTATTGTACCAACATTTATCTATTATGGAGTGCAGATTATTCATCCGCACTTTTTTCTTGCATCCACATGCATTATCTGTGCATTAGTATCCTTAATGACTGGTAGTTCATGGACTACCATTGCCACAATAGGAATTGCACTAATGGGAATAGGAAAGGCACAAGGATTTGATGACGGTTGGATAGCAGGAGCAATCATTTCAGGAGCTTATTTTGGTGATAAGATTTCTCCCTTATCAGATACCACTGTATTAGCCTCATCAGTAACGGACACTCCCCTCTTCACACACATCCGCTATATGATGATCACTACCGTGCCATCTTTAGTTATTACTTTGATTATCTTCACCATAGCCGGACTTTCACATAATGCAGATAACACACAACGTATAGTGGAATTTACAGCCTCGTTAAATAATAAATTCAATATCACACCTTGGTTGTTAGTCGTGCCTCTGACTACTGCAATATTAATAGCACGCAAAGTGCCTTCGCTTATCACACTTTTTCTATCTACTACTCTAGCAGGGATATTCGCATTGATCTTTCAGCCCGACTTGCTACATGAAATTTCAGGTATAGCCCACAAAAGTGCAGAATCTGCTTTTAAAGGACTAATGATGACATTCTATGGTTCCACTAATTTACAGACAGACAATGTAGCACTTACGGAGCTAATCGCAACCCGTGGTATGGCAGGCATGTTGAATACTGTATGGCTAATTGTTTGTGCCATGTGTTTTGGTGGAGCGATGACGGCAAGCGGAATGCTTGGAAGCATAACCTCTGTATTTGTACGTTTCATGAAAAATACCGCCAGTGTAGTAGCTTCAACAGTATGCTCAGGCATTTTTTTAAACCTCACTACAGCCGATCAATACATTTCCATTGTTCTCACTGGCAATATGTTCAACAATATCTATAAAAATAAAGGGTATGAAAGTCGCCTGCTAAGCCGCACTACTGAAGATTCAGTGACAGTTACCTCAGTTCTTATACCTTGGAATACTTGTGGCATGACGCAATCCACAATCCTCAATGTACCTACTCTTATCTATCTACCCTACTGCTTTTTCAATATTATTAGTCCGCTAATGAGCATCCTTATAGCTTCCATAGGCTATAAAATAATAAAGAAACAAGTCTGA
- a CDS encoding GNAT family N-acetyltransferase, with protein MTELRIELYKSDYLRDFVRLNSEWIQTFFHLESSDLDAFSDPEKYILKQGGQIFFAVNELGRPVGCCALINHPDEKCFEFAKMAVSPNHQGRGVGRLLGEAVLAYARGQGIERIFLEGNTRLEASLALYRKLGFKKAAMRENTHQRCDIIMELDL; from the coding sequence ATGACTGAACTGAGAATAGAACTTTATAAGTCCGATTACCTCAGGGATTTTGTCCGCCTTAATTCAGAATGGATACAGACTTTCTTTCATTTGGAAAGTTCTGATTTGGATGCATTTAGCGATCCTGAGAAATACATTCTGAAGCAAGGTGGGCAAATATTCTTTGCCGTGAATGAGCTAGGAAGACCTGTAGGATGCTGTGCTTTGATTAATCATCCTGATGAGAAATGTTTCGAATTTGCTAAAATGGCAGTTTCTCCTAACCACCAAGGTAGAGGTGTCGGTCGACTTTTGGGAGAAGCAGTTTTAGCTTATGCACGAGGACAAGGCATTGAACGAATTTTTTTAGAAGGTAATACGCGATTGGAGGCTTCGTTAGCCCTCTATCGTAAGTTGGGCTTTAAAAAGGCAGCGATGAGAGAGAATACTCATCAAAGATGTGACATTATAATGGAATTGGATTTATAA